One Bradysia coprophila strain Holo2 unplaced genomic scaffold, BU_Bcop_v1 contig_476, whole genome shotgun sequence genomic region harbors:
- the LOC119082559 gene encoding endocuticle structural protein SgAbd-6-like has translation MKVFIVLVAIVALAVAKPVDDYKDISVVKAGIDHIDTTGYKFEYEQSDGVVRTEEGVLKNAGTEQEALEVRGSITWTAADGQVYTLNFVADENGYRPEGAHIPHL, from the exons ATGAAAGTGTTCATTGTTTTGGTTGCAATCGTTGCTTTAGCTGTTGCTAAACCAGTTGATGATTATAAGGATATTTCGGTTGTGAAAGCTGGCATTGATCATATTGACACAACAGGTTACAAATTTGA ATACGAACAGAGTGATGGTGTTGTACGAACAGAAGAGGGTGTCTTGAAGAATGCTGGAACCGAACAGGAAGCTTTGGAAGTACGTGGATCAATTACATGGACAGCTGCTGATGGACAAGTTTACACTTTGAACTTTGTCGCCGATGAAAATGGATACCGACCAGAAGGAGCCCATATTCCacatttgtaa